Part of the Thermococcus barossii genome is shown below.
GCCCTCTCTGTACGCGGTCATCTCGATGAGTTCAATCTGTCCCTCCGCGTCTCCCCACTCCAGCGAAATCCCTTCCACTTCCTCCTCATTCAGGATTCCTTTCTCATGGAGGAGCCTCGCGAGGGCTATCGTGTCTCCGAGGGTCATCACGTCCATACCGTACTCGTCCGCCATGTGCTCCATCCTCAGAACTGCCTCGGTGTCGGTTATGCAGTTGTTGCTCCCGAGGGCGTATATGGACTCGAACTCGCTCGCAGTACCGTATTCACCCGTGCTCGGCAGGTAGTAAACGTCCTTACACGCGAGCGGACAGGAGAAGCATTGAGTCCTTCCCACCTCGTACTCCGCCAGATCCTGAGGTCTAAGCCCAACAGGCAGTTCCTCGGCACTGAGCGGAACCTGGAAGTACTTCCAGCTCGGGTACCACTGTATCAGCCCGTAATGAGTCCCGATGACGGAGTAGATTCTCTTTACGAACTCGTTCCGATTGAAGTAGTCTATGTCCTCCCGGGCCATCTCGTAGAACCTTTCAGGGTCGGCCGGCTCAACCTCCCCCGTTCCGATGACCGCTATTGCCTTGAGGTTCTTCGAGCCCCACACAGCGCCGCTTCCCCTGGCCCCTGAGTGGTACTTGTCCACCATCGTCGTGGCGAAGCGCACGAGGTTCTCCCCCGCCGGGCCGATCCCGGCAACGCTGACCTCATCACCGTGCTCGTCCCTCAGCCAGTCAACGGTCTCGCCTGTGGTCAGGCCCCAGAGTTCCCCCGCGTCCCTTATCTCGACGTTATCGTCTTCGATGAAGATGTACTTCGGTTTTTTGGCCCTTCCGGTTAGAACGATCTGCTCATAACCTGCAAATTTCAGCATTGCGGAGAACTCACCGCCGGCGTTACCGTCCCCAAGAATCCCGGAGAGCGGCGAAAGGGTGCTTATGTGAAGCCTGCTGGTCATCGGAAGTGCAGTTCCAGCGAAGGTTCCGTTGCCCAGTGCAAGGACGTTCTCAGGACTCAGTGGGTCTATTCTTCCTGGCACCATATCTAGGAGGGCCTTTGAGTTGAAGCCCCTACCCCCGAGGTAGGCCTTTACATCCTCCGGCGAAACTTCCCGTTTAACGACCTTCTCACGCGTCAGGTCGATGATTAGAACGTTCCCGGCATTCTGCCCAGGTGATGTTGACATTTTTTCATTCCTCCGTTGAATGGCTCGTAATATATCAAATCCTGTATTGATGTATATAAGCGTTATCTGGGCTGTGGAGAAAATCCACCCGTGTTCCAAAAACCTCTTAACCCCTCGCTCCCTTCTCTCTCAGGTGGTTGGAATGGAGGCTTTTGATAAGGAAGAGCTCACGATCATCAGGAAGTTTGAGCACATAGAGCACTGCCTCAGGAGGAACGTTCAGGCTCATGTAAGCAACGGCTTTGAGGATGTGCACTTCGTCCATATGAGCCTGCCCGAGATAGACAAGGACGAGGTGGATTTGAGCGTCGAGTTCCTTGGAAGGAAGTTCGACTACCCGATTTTTATAGCCGGAATGACCGGCGGAACGAGGGGCTCTCAGCTCGCGGGCAAGATAAACAAGACCCTCGCCCAGGCTGCACAGGAGCTCAACATACCGATGGGCGTCGGCAGTCAGAGGGCCATGATAAGGAAGCCTGAAACCTGGGAGAGCTACTACGTCCGCGATGTCGCTCCGGACGTCTTCCTCGTCGGCAACCTCGGGGCACCGCAGTTCGCCGAGACGATGCCGGGGCGCTACGGGGTTGAGGAGGCCCTTAAAGCAGTTGAGACCATCCAGGCCGATGCTCTTGCCATACACCTCAACCCGCTCCAGGAGAGCGTTCAGCCGGAGGGGGACACGCAGTACCGCGGAGTGCTGAAGGCACTAGCCGAGCTTAAAGCCGAGTTTCCCTACCCGATAATCGCCAAAGAAACCGGTGCCGGCGTCTCGATGGAGGTCGCGATAAGGCTCGAAAGCATTGGAATAGACGCGATTGACGTCGGTGGCCTCGGCGGGACGAGCTGGAGCGCCGTCGAGTACTACCGTGCCAAGGACGAGATGGGCAGAAACCTCGCCCTTCGCTTCTGGGACTGGGGTATAAAGACTGCCATAAGCGTTGCTGAGGTTCGCTACTCAACGGATCTGCCAATTATCGCTACTGGCGGAATGCGCGACGGAATAATGATGGCGAAGGCCCTCGCAATGGGTGCAACCTTTGCCGGCGTCGCTTTACCGCTCCTCAGACCAGCGGTCAAGGGCGACGTTGAGGGGGTAATCAAAGTCCTTCAGCGCTACATCGAGGAGATACGAAATGCCATGTTCCTCGTTGGGGCTAAAAACGTCGAGGAGCTCAGGAAGGTTCCGCTTGTGGTTACGGGCTTCACGAGGGAGTGGCTCGAGCAGAGGATTGAGCTGGCGAGTTATCTCAGGGGGCGCTGATTTTACATCTTCTGCCTTCACGCGACTCTTTTACTCTTCCCCCTATTTGCTCATTTTAAGAGCAAAACCCAACTCTGAATAGGATTATAACTAAACAAAGGAGAGAAGAATTCTTGTATATAGTAAAAGGAAAAATTTATAACCAGAAGTTGTATAATGGGTATTGCAGACAAGCCATGGGTGAGTCTATGCATTGACTGTTATTAAACACTGGTGATGGATATGAAAAAGAAAAGCTTCTTGGCATTTCTCCTGATTGGGATTGTATTTTTCAGTCTCTTTTTTTATTTTAATCCACTCAGTGAACCCAAAGAGAGTGATCAGGCCTATGAATACTCCGTAGATGAGATGTATGCCCGTCATTCATTTAGCAGGGAATTCGGAAAATTCGATTTTTGGGATTTAATCAGCAAAAAAGACATTGACAGAATTAGGTCTCAAGTTAAAAACGGTTATATGGAATCTGAGGAACTGTTCTATGACACGGGCATATATACATGGCCCCTTTACTCTTCCTATGCATGGGATGCTGTTGAGAGCAACATTTCCTGCCCAAGAAACATGACCTCTGAGAAATTCCCTGCTTTAATACGAAATATAAGTCCCAGATATGAAAAACTGAGGAACACCCAAGAATACTATTTAAGGGCTTTCAGGAATCTTGAGAGTGAGGTCACGGAACCCCGTGCATATGCGTTGTTGGCGTGGCTCGAACTTTTGCTGGTTGATAACCATGATTTAAATTATGATGAGTATGCCAGAGAATACGGTTTCTCCGAGGATGTATGTAAATCCCTCTTAGGACTCCCAGAATATTACGAGAACTATGTCTTTCCTTACGTTGAGATGGGAATAGGGAGAGTTATCGAGCTCAACTCTAGGTCTTCAGGTGACGAGATTCTAAGCGAAAAGGCCCGTGCAATAATACAAAATCGGGGAGACTTACTGGGCTCTGAGCTTGTCCTTATTAACAAAACAAAACAGGGAAGCCTGGAGGTCTATGGGGCATATGGACTGACCTATTACAACCTTTCAAAAAACTTATCCACCCGCGGGTTTAATTCTCTGGCGCTGTTCTATTTCAGCTGGGCTGAGGGGTACTACAATATTTCCAAAGACGATGTCGCGAAAGTTCCAATGAGACTTGATTACCCATTCAATGTGTCTGAAATTCGGGACATGGTATACTCGGAGACCAGCGATCTCCTGAACCGGCTCCACAGAAGCAACTTTTACACCCTCGATCCGCTGATCTCCCAGGTGGTGCTCTATCACATCGCCAGAGTAGACTATACGGTGCTCCCAAAGCTTCAAGACAGGAATTCAGGGATGTACTTCATGTACCCCTCGGAGGTATACACTGAATACCTCCGGATACTGGCGAAAGTTAGAGGGGTGGAGATATTCTACGAACACTTGGCAGAATCCTGAGGGGAAGAACAGCACGGATTCTTTGGCCTTCTTTTCTTTGCTACCTTTTGGAAACTCGCTCATAACTGGAAAATGTCAGGTGGAACAAGAAGATGTTTGTTTAACCTGAGAATGCACACCTTTTTAAACCCCTGCCAACAACTATGACCAACGCAGCTCCATGCCTCAGGAGAGGCTTGGGGGCGTTGGGAGGAATAGACATGATAAAAATCTACACAGTTAGCGGTTACGAGGAAGTAGGCAAGAACATGACCGCCGTCGAATACAACGGCGAAGTTGTTATAATCGACATGGGGATAAGGCTTGACCGCGTTCTCATTCATGAAGACGTCAATATCCAGCAGTTTCCCACGAAGGAACTTCAAAAATTGGGTGCAATTCCTGACGATTCATCAATACGGAACAGGAAGGTCGTCGCGATAACCTTCACCCACGGCCATCTCGACCACATCGGAGCCGTCGCGAAGCTGGCTCCCCATTACCCGGATGTCCCGATATACGGCACGCCCTACACGATAAAGCTCGCGAAGGGCGAGGTCAAGAGCGAGCAGTACTTCGAGGTCAAGAACCCCATGTACGAGACAGAGTACGGCGAGATAGTCCAGGTGAGCGAGAACCTGGCGATAGAGTTTGTGAGGATAACTCACTCCATTCCGCAGTCCTCTATGGTCGTCGTCCACACCCCGGAGGGTGCCGTGGTTCACACGGGCGACTTCAAGTTTGACAACAACAACCCCCTCGGCGAGAGGCCGGACTACAAGCGCCTGAGGGAGCTCGGCAAAGAGGGCGTTAAGGTTCTTATCCCCGAGTCAACCCGTATTGAGCAGCCAACCAAGACGCCGAGCGAGGCGGTCGCCCAGATGCTCCTTGAGGACTTCTTCCTCTACGAGGGAATGGAGGCTGACGGCCTTATAGCGACCACCTTCGCCAGTCACATCGCCCGCCTTCAGGAGCTCATATGGATAGCCAACAAGATGGGCAGGCAGGCCGTTCTTGTGGGGCGCTCGCTCGCCAAGTACACCGGCATAGCCAAGCAGCTCGGTCTGATCAAGATGAAGGGGGCCAAGGCAGTTAGGAGTCCCAACGCGGTAAGAAAGGTTCTCAAGGAGGTTTCCGGGGCGAGGGAGAGCTACCTCCTCATAGTAACGGGGCACCAGGGAGAGCCGGGGGCCGTTCTTACTAGGATGGCAAACGGGGAGCTCTACGACATCGGCAAGCGCGACACCGTCGTCTTCTCAGCAGGGACAATACCCAACCCCCTCAACAGGGCCCAGCGCTACGTGCTGGAGACCAAGCTCAAGATGCGGGGAGTTAGGATGATAAAGGATCTCCACGTCTCCGGCCACGCCAGCAGGGAGGATCATCGCTACCTCCTTCGGCTTCTCAACCCGGAGAACATAGTGCCGGCACACGGCGACTTCAGGATGCTCACCCACTACGCCGAGCTGGCGGAGGAGGAGGGCTACCTCATCGGCAGGGACGTCTTTGTATCGAGGAACGGGTACATGGTCGAGATAAAGTAGGGTAAAACTGATAAAGAGTTGCCCTACTTTTCCTTTAGGTTGCTTTCATCGCTCACGGGGTGATATGATGGGGAAGTACGATGAGTTGTTTGCAAGGGTTAAGGAGCTTGCAAAGGACGTTGATAAGGCGATATTCGAGCTCATCCCTGAGAAAGAACCGAAGAACCTCTATGATGCCTCCAGACACTATCCGCTCGCCGGAGGAAAGCGCGTCAGGCCCTTCGTGGTTCTCCGCGCCGCCGAGGCCGTAGGCGGCGACCCAGAAAAGGCGCTCTATCCAGCCGCCGCCGTCGAGTTCATCCACAACTACTCCCTCGTCCACGATGACATCATGGACATGGACGAGTTGCGCAGGGGAAGACCGACCGTCCATAAGCTCTGGGGAGTGAACATGGCGATTCTGGCTGGAGACCTGCTCTTCACCAAGGCCTTCGAGGCGATAGCCAAAGCCGAGGTTAGCCCCGAGAAGAAGGAAAGAATTCTTAACGTTCTGGTCAGGACATCCAACCTTCTCTGCGAGGGCCAGGCCCTTGACATAGAGTTCGAGACGAGGGATGAGGTCACCGTTGACGAGTACCTCAGGATGATAAGCGGCAAGACCGGGGCGCTCTTTGAGGGCTCGGCTGAGATAGGCGCGATAGTCGGGACGGATAACGAGGATTACATAAAGGCCCTTGCTAGGTGGGGAATGAACGTCGGAATAGCGTTTCAGATATGGGATGACGTCCTCGACCTCATAGCGGACGAGGAGAAGCTCGGCAAGCCCGTTGGGAGCGACATAAGGAAGGGCAAAAAGACGCTCATAGTCAGCCATTTCTTCAGCAAAGCCAGCGAGGAGGACAAGGCCGAGTTCCTCAAGGTCTTCGGCAAGTACGCCGGCGACGCCAAGGGCGACGCTCTGATACACGATGAGAGGGTCAAGGAGGAAGTCGCCAGGGCCATCGAGCTCCTAAAGAAGTACGGCAGCATAGACTACGCTGCGGAATACGCCAAGAACCTCGTTAAGGAGGCCAACGAGGGCCTGAAGGTCCTCCCGAAAAGCGAGGCAAGAAATGATTTGGAGCTGCTGGCCGAGTTCCTCGTCGAGAGAGAGTTCTGATTTCTGCCTCCTTTCTTTGATTCTCCCATCAACGGGTTCTCATGCAAAATCTTATAACATCACTCCCCCTAATTATCCTCTGGTGAACAGCATGGGACAGTCCAAATGGGGAGTTCTTATGATCATGAGCGCGGCGCTCTTCATTATGTTCATCGACACCACGATGATGAACGTTTCTATCAGCGCCCTTGTAAGGGATCTTGACACAACCGTGGCCGGCGTCCAGGGTGCGATAACGCTCTACGCCCTGGTCATGGCAGCCTTCATGATAACCGGCGCAAAGCTGGCCGACATCTGGGGTACAAAGAAGGTCTTCTTCCGCGGACTGGTTATATACACAATAGGAACGCTTATGGCCGCCTTTGCCCCCAATCTCGCCGTTCTTCTCCTTGGGTGGTCAATCCTGGAGGGCATCGGCGCCTCGATGATGATGCCGGCGACGGTCACCTACATAACCAAGGCCTACACCGGCAAGGACAGGGCCTTCGCCTTTGGCGTCTGGGGTGGCGTCGGCGGTGCCGCTGCGGCATTCGGTCCGATTATTGGTGGTTTCTTCACGACATACATCACCTGGCGTCTCGGCTTCTTCATGGAGGCCTTCATAGCGGCGGGAATATTCGCCTACATGAAGATACTCTCCGACTACAGGCTGGAGAGGAAGGTGAAGCTCGACGTGGTGGGGGCGGCGCTCGTTGGCATTGGTCTGTTCCTGCTCACGCTTTCCGTCCTCATTATGGATCCCCTATCCAACCCGCCGGTTCTGCTCCTCATGGTCGCCGGCCTGGTGGTGCTGGCGGCATTCTGGAAGTACGAAGAACGGAGGAAAAGCAGGGGCGAGGACATTCTCATAGATGTAGACATCTTCAAGTCTAAAATCTTCACCGCGGCCAACCTGGTGAGCATCTTCTTCCAGATAACGCTCGCGGGCATAATGTTCACAATCCCGGTTTTCGTCCAGCAGTACCTCCACTACAACGCCATCCAGACCGGTTTTGTCATAGTCCCTCTCTCGATAATGATGTTCATATTCTCCATGAGCGGCCAGAGGTTTTTGAAGTACCTCACCCCGAAGCAGATAATCCAGCTCGGAATAGCCCTCACCTTCGTCGGCCTCTACCTCCTCCTCCGCGTCCTCAAGCCCGGGGTCGAGGGAAGCGACTTCGCCCTCGGCCTGGCCCTCTACGGAACGGGCTTTGGGCTTATATTTTCCCAGATAACCAACCTGGCAATGATGGGGGCGAAGCCGGAGCAGCAGGCTGACGCCTCCGGCGTCTTCAACGCCCAGAAGCAGTTCGGCCTCTCCCTCGGAACGGCCTTCATCGGTGCCGTCCTCGTCCTTGGAGTCATACACAGCATAACGAGGCAGATCTACGAGTCGGGCCTCTTTGAGGGGAACAAGGAGCAGATAAAGGAGGCCGTCATCCAGTGGATAATTAAGATGCAGCAGGGCGAGCTGAACATTCCACCGGAGTACCACGACATTGTTGTGAAGATGGTGAACGCGTCTTTCATCGACACGATGAAGGTGGCGGTAATCTTCATGATGGGCATCCTCGTCATCAGCGCCCTGCTCTCCTTCCTCCTGCCGAAGGGGGAGAAGGCCGTCGAAGAAGCTACCTGAGAGTGAACAAAGAGGTGTTCAAAAGGGTAGGAAAAAGAAAGCAGAGGTCACTCAACAAACACCGCCGGCTTCAGCGGCATCGCGGCCTTCTTCTTTCCTCCCTTGTCCTCCTCCGGGTTGATGATTATCTCGATGCCGAGCTCCTTCTCCATAAAGTCCTTGGCTTCCCTCAGGGCCTTCTCCTCGTCTATGCGCTTGACCTCAAAGGCCCTCTCCTTGATGAGCTTCTGGATGAGCCTGCTTACCTCCTTGCCGCGCTTCCTCATCTCCGGGTCTTTCATCAGCTCGGACATCGCTGACTTGAAGTCCTTCTTTTCTGAGACCACTTCCACAACGCGCCACTTCCACTCCGGGGCGGTGTAGACGTAGGCCCTCTTTGGCTCCTCTATCCTCGCCACGCGGATTATCTCCTTGATGTCCTCGATGAGGGCCTTGACGAACTCCTCCTCCGCCTCGACCGTCTCGTTCCACCACTCTGGAACCGGCTCTGGCCACTTCGCCAGGCTGACGAACCCTTCCCCGCCGAGCTTCTCCCAGAGCTCCTCGCTGATGTGCGGGGTGAACGGGGCCATCAGCCTGACCCAGACCTCTGCGAGCTTTCTGAGCACATGGCGCTTGGCGGTATCATCTCTTCCCTCCGTCCTCCTCATGTACCAGCGCAGGTCATTCAGGACTGAATAAAACGCCCACTGCACTGCCGTCCTTGTCCTGAACTCTTCGAGGGCTTTGGTGGCTTCCTCGATTGCCTTGTTCAGCCTGTGGAGCATCCAGCGGTCGATGTCCTTGAGTTCGACATCCTCCCTTGCATCATAGCCCGCGAACTCGCTTACCAGTTCGTAGAAGCGCTCGACCTGCCTGCGGAGCTTTCCGACCTCTTTCCTGCGCCAGTCGAAGTCGCTGTCGTGCTCAGCTAAGCCCATTATGTAGAGCCTCACCACATCGGCACCGTTCTCCTCGATTGCATCTATGAAGTTCAGCACGTTGCCCTTGCTCTTGCTCATTTTCGTTCCTTCGAGTGTTCCGAAGCCGTTGACGGCTATTCCCTTCGGCCAGTGCTCCTTCCTGAATATCGCCACGTGGTTGAATATGAAGAACGTCAGGTGGTTCGGTATCAGGTCCTTCGCCGAGCAGCGCCAGTCGAGCGGGTACCAGTACTCGAACTCCTCCTTCATTTCATGGATAATCTCCGCTGGAATCCCGGTCTTCTCGGCCAGCTCCTTCTCGCGCTTCTCGCTGAACTCCTCCAGGAACAGGTAGTCGAAGAACTCCCTGTCGAGCTTCTCCGGGTCGAGCCTACCCTCCTCGCGGAGCCTGTTGATGTGCCTGCTTATCGTGTAGTACGCCATGTAGATGGTTGAGTCGCTCAGGCTCTCGATGACCCAGTCGGGATCCCACGGGAGCGGCGTTCCCAGGCCGACTTTTCTCGCGCAGGCCTTCTTGTCGAGCCACTCTATTACCGCTTCGAACTGTGCGCGCCTGCTCTCTGGATAAATCGTCATCTCCGCCAGGGCTTCCCTCGCCTTCTCCTTCCACTCGGGGTTGCCGTAGTCGATGAACCACTGGTCGTGGATTATCTTGATGACGGCCTGGTTTCCGAAGCGGCTTATCACGGGCTTCTCGGCGAACTCGTACATTATCTCGGCCCTTCCGCTCTCTAGCAGCTCCTTAGCTATCAGGTCTTTGGCCTCCTGGACCGTCTTGCCGGCGTAGGGCTCTATCTTGAAGATGCCCTTGTGGTACTCGGCCTTGTAGATGTTCTTTGTCGCTTCCTCAAGCTTCTCAACGTCCTTCTGGCTCTTCACTCCGAGCCTCTCAGCCTCTTCCACGGCGGGGAAGTCGCCGTAGCCTTCGAGCCTTATCAGTGAGATGTAGCTTATCTCCTCGACCACGCGCGGGTCTATGTCGTACTTGAGCAGGAGCTCGGTCTCCTTCTTCAAATCCTCCAGGGCCACGTGGTCGAAGGGAGCGTGAGCCGGAACGCTCATGACAACCCCTGTCGCGTTGTCTGGGTCAACGAACTCGGCCGGCAGGATTATGACCTCGTCGCCCGTTACGGGGTTCTTCACGTACTTGCCGATCAGCCTCTCGCCCCTGAACTCCTCGATGACCTCGATCTCCCTGTCCTGGAAGGAGAGCTTGTAAGCGGCTTCTTTGCTGATTATCCAGGTCTCTTCCCTTCCGTTGCGCCTGACTTTCGCCTTGACGTAAATCGCCTCTGGGTTCAGCCACATGTTGGTTACTCCATAGACTGTCTCCGGCCTCAGCGTAGCGGCGGGCAGGTAGATTTCCTCGCCGTTCTCCTCCAGTATGAACTTGATGATGACGTAGTCCAGTATCTGGACGTCTTCGCCCTCCATTATGTCGTGGTCGCCGAGAGGAGTGCCAACAACCGGGTCCCAGCGGACCCTGTGGGCGCCCTTGACGACCAGCCCCTTGTCCTTGAGAGTCCAGAACTGCCACTCAATGAACTTGCTGAAGGGCGGGAAGAGACTTGTGGTATGGAACTCGCGCGTCCAGTCAACGGAGAAACCGGCGCGTATGAAGGTCTCCCTCGCGGCCTTCATGAAGTACTTGACTATCTCCCTCGGATCCTCGAACTTCCAGAGGATTTCCTCGGGAACTTTGTATACGTCGCGGTAGATGTGTATCGTCTTGGGGTCGCGGTTCTTGATGCGCTCGGCAATTCCAACTATGGGCGCGCCGGTGATGTGCCAGGCCATGGGGAAGAGAACGTTGTACCCCTGCATTCTCTTGAACCTGGCGATAACGTCGGGAATCGTGTAGGTTCTCGCGTGGCCGACGTGAAGGTGCCCCGAGAGGTACGGGAAAGCGACCGTTATGTAGAACTTCTTCTCTTTCGGTTTCTCATTTGCCTTTGGTTCAAAGGCCTTTTCCTCCAGCCAGCGCTTCTGCCACTTCTTCTCAATGGCCTTAAAGTCGAGCTCAGCCATGGCTATACCTCCTCAGAATTTTTTCAAAAGAGCGTGAACAATACTCCAGAATAGGGGAGCCGTACGGGAAATCAGGCGCTGTTGCGATTCCAGCGATGGAGAAGGCACTCCCCCCTCATTGGCATCGGAGCGAGTAGGATTCCTTATATTTAAATCTTTTGTCGGACTCGTCCGGTTCTCTTCGTTTACTTTTTGGCATCTTCCGAACCAAAGTTGTTATATATCTTGGGTTCGTCTGGTTAAATTGGTGGGGTGATGGCCGTGGGTAAACTCGGAGAGGTGTTTCAGTTCCTGGATTCCGTCGGATTTGGAGAAACCGTACTGATAGAGTACACCTCACCCAACTACACCCTCGACTTCATGGTGCTCCTTCTGAAACGATACGCCGATGACAGGGGTCATCCGTTCGTCGTCGATGATAACTTGGATACGCTCCATGTAATCAACGAGCATCTCAGGTTCTTTGGGGTGAGGGGTATTTTTGACGATGCCATCGTTCTGAAGACCGGAGGGGTCGTGAACGTAGGAAAGGTCATTGATAGGGTGAAGGTGGAGAGTGAAGCATCAATCTATCTGCGCAGGTACGAAGAAGCAAGTGCCAGGGCTTTTTCTGACCTAGAAGGGTCTATAAACGTTGTCATTGGACTGGAAAAACTCTTCGCTTTCGTTGACAACTACCGCAACTTCTATGAGATGATATCCAGCATAGACCGGTTCCTGGGAAACAGGAAAAGAAAAGCGTTCTACCTGCTTGACAGGAACATCTGCGAGATGATACCAATCAACCCGCTTCCAGAACTTGAGAAGATCGCGAGCACATTCCTGGATGTTCAGTTCGACGGCACCAGGCTGATAGGGAAAATACACAAATCCCCGGACATTAGGATGATAGGATGGGAGATAGAGGTCTCGGTTGAGGACATCCTCTGACGCTTCGAAACCCTTTTCTTCCGTTTTGCCATCTCTATTCGGTGGTGTGTTTGAAGCATGCCTTCATAAACGGAAATGTCTACGTTTCATTCCGTCCGGTCCGGCGCGTTGAAGCGTTTTTGGTCGTGGACGGGAAGGTGGCCATGCTCGGGAGCACTGAGGATATCCTCAGGACAGCCGGGGTTCTGGGGGCAGGGGTAACCGACCTCGGCGGAAGAACCGTTCTGCCGGCTTTCATAGACTCCCACATGCACCTCGATGAGCTCGGCGAGTACCTTAACATGCTCGACCTCAGGGGAGTGCGGAGCATCGGGGAGCTCAAGGAAAAGCTCAGGGAGTTTGCGGAGGGAAGGAGGGGCTGGCTTCGCGGTCACGGCTGGGACCAGGAGCTCTTTGAGGAAAAACGCTGGCCCACCCGATGGGACTTGGACGAGGTGGTCAGCGACAGGCCGGTCATGCTCTCCCGCGTCTGCCTCCATGCGGCGGTTCTGAACACAAAAGCCCTGGAGGAGACCGGTCTGATCGACTGGGACTCCGAGGACGTTATCAGGGACGAAAGCGGGGAGCCCACGGGCATAGTGAAGGAGGAGGCCTTCAGCGTTGCCGTGAGGAAGTTCGACGAGATGATAGGCGAGGAGGAATACGCTGAATACCTGCTTCAGGTTGCCGATTATGCCCTCTCCAAGGGCGTAACGACTGTGGGCTTCGTCAGCGTTGGCGAGAGAGCCCTGAGGGCTCTGAGCAGGCTTGAGGCCGAGGGAAAGCTGAGGCTGAGGGTGAGGGCTTACCTGAACCCCGGGGAGGAGCTTGAGGTTCTGGAGTCCCTTGAGAGGCTGGGGATAAGGCGCGGTTTTGGCGGTGGGATGCTCAGGATAAACGGGGTCAAGGTGCTGGCGGATGGCTCCCTCGGGGCGAGGACGGCGTGGCTTTCGGGCCCTTACAGTGATGCGGATACGAGCGGGCATCCCAACGTGGGTGAGGAGTGGCTCGAGGCTGTGGCGAAAAGGGTTCACAATGCCGGCCTTCAGATGGCGGTTCATGCGATAGGAGACGCCACGATGGACATGGTTCTCGACGTCTATGAGTCCCTGGGGGACGTTGAAAGGGCCGGCCACAGGATAGAGCACGCATCCATAATGCGGCCCGACCAGATCGAGAGGGCGAAACGCCTCGGAGTCAGGCTCTCCGTACAGCCCCACTTCGTGCTCACGGACTGGTGGGTCATTGAGCGAGTTGGAGAAGAGCGCGCAAAATGGGTCTATCCGTTCAAGAGCATTGCTAAGGCCGGGATTCCCTTCGGACTCGGCACGGATTCGCCGGTAGAGCCCCTGGATCCA
Proteins encoded:
- the fni gene encoding type 2 isopentenyl-diphosphate Delta-isomerase, whose translation is MEAFDKEELTIIRKFEHIEHCLRRNVQAHVSNGFEDVHFVHMSLPEIDKDEVDLSVEFLGRKFDYPIFIAGMTGGTRGSQLAGKINKTLAQAAQELNIPMGVGSQRAMIRKPETWESYYVRDVAPDVFLVGNLGAPQFAETMPGRYGVEEALKAVETIQADALAIHLNPLQESVQPEGDTQYRGVLKALAELKAEFPYPIIAKETGAGVSMEVAIRLESIGIDAIDVGGLGGTSWSAVEYYRAKDEMGRNLALRFWDWGIKTAISVAEVRYSTDLPIIATGGMRDGIMMAKALAMGATFAGVALPLLRPAVKGDVEGVIKVLQRYIEEIRNAMFLVGAKNVEELRKVPLVVTGFTREWLEQRIELASYLRGR
- a CDS encoding MFS transporter, which codes for MGQSKWGVLMIMSAALFIMFIDTTMMNVSISALVRDLDTTVAGVQGAITLYALVMAAFMITGAKLADIWGTKKVFFRGLVIYTIGTLMAAFAPNLAVLLLGWSILEGIGASMMMPATVTYITKAYTGKDRAFAFGVWGGVGGAAAAFGPIIGGFFTTYITWRLGFFMEAFIAAGIFAYMKILSDYRLERKVKLDVVGAALVGIGLFLLTLSVLIMDPLSNPPVLLLMVAGLVVLAAFWKYEERRKSRGEDILIDVDIFKSKIFTAANLVSIFFQITLAGIMFTIPVFVQQYLHYNAIQTGFVIVPLSIMMFIFSMSGQRFLKYLTPKQIIQLGIALTFVGLYLLLRVLKPGVEGSDFALGLALYGTGFGLIFSQITNLAMMGAKPEQQADASGVFNAQKQFGLSLGTAFIGAVLVLGVIHSITRQIYESGLFEGNKEQIKEAVIQWIIKMQQGELNIPPEYHDIVVKMVNASFIDTMKVAVIFMMGILVISALLSFLLPKGEKAVEEAT
- a CDS encoding polyprenyl synthetase family protein; translation: MGKYDELFARVKELAKDVDKAIFELIPEKEPKNLYDASRHYPLAGGKRVRPFVVLRAAEAVGGDPEKALYPAAAVEFIHNYSLVHDDIMDMDELRRGRPTVHKLWGVNMAILAGDLLFTKAFEAIAKAEVSPEKKERILNVLVRTSNLLCEGQALDIEFETRDEVTVDEYLRMISGKTGALFEGSAEIGAIVGTDNEDYIKALARWGMNVGIAFQIWDDVLDLIADEEKLGKPVGSDIRKGKKTLIVSHFFSKASEEDKAEFLKVFGKYAGDAKGDALIHDERVKEEVARAIELLKKYGSIDYAAEYAKNLVKEANEGLKVLPKSEARNDLELLAEFLVEREF
- a CDS encoding aldehyde ferredoxin oxidoreductase family protein; protein product: MSTSPGQNAGNVLIIDLTREKVVKREVSPEDVKAYLGGRGFNSKALLDMVPGRIDPLSPENVLALGNGTFAGTALPMTSRLHISTLSPLSGILGDGNAGGEFSAMLKFAGYEQIVLTGRAKKPKYIFIEDDNVEIRDAGELWGLTTGETVDWLRDEHGDEVSVAGIGPAGENLVRFATTMVDKYHSGARGSGAVWGSKNLKAIAVIGTGEVEPADPERFYEMAREDIDYFNRNEFVKRIYSVIGTHYGLIQWYPSWKYFQVPLSAEELPVGLRPQDLAEYEVGRTQCFSCPLACKDVYYLPSTGEYGTASEFESIYALGSNNCITDTEAVLRMEHMADEYGMDVMTLGDTIALARLLHEKGILNEEEVEGISLEWGDAEGQIELIEMTAYREGFGDKLAEGYRNFAKLYGGEALAYCYDVKGVNRGWYEVDFINGIFTLSHATSTRGADHLRGRSWAYWENDKLMDPDAVRKMLDAGLPDYRKDPVGALIYGERACTLADSLGRCKGSINSWLQAVPLVWKYPVFRGTAMLLSAFTGMEFTEKDVIDAADRIYLTEMAFNVRQGIKKKHYDVKFPPEFAVTEKAKAQVKRHWKLVDEYLERRGCDVKTAYTKRDTLERLGIGHIANRIEGKEFPEWDGPVREVA
- a CDS encoding RNase J family beta-CASP ribonuclease: MIKIYTVSGYEEVGKNMTAVEYNGEVVIIDMGIRLDRVLIHEDVNIQQFPTKELQKLGAIPDDSSIRNRKVVAITFTHGHLDHIGAVAKLAPHYPDVPIYGTPYTIKLAKGEVKSEQYFEVKNPMYETEYGEIVQVSENLAIEFVRITHSIPQSSMVVVHTPEGAVVHTGDFKFDNNNPLGERPDYKRLRELGKEGVKVLIPESTRIEQPTKTPSEAVAQMLLEDFFLYEGMEADGLIATTFASHIARLQELIWIANKMGRQAVLVGRSLAKYTGIAKQLGLIKMKGAKAVRSPNAVRKVLKEVSGARESYLLIVTGHQGEPGAVLTRMANGELYDIGKRDTVVFSAGTIPNPLNRAQRYVLETKLKMRGVRMIKDLHVSGHASREDHRYLLRLLNPENIVPAHGDFRMLTHYAELAEEEGYLIGRDVFVSRNGYMVEIK